In Aggregatibacter sp. 2125159857, one DNA window encodes the following:
- a CDS encoding MerR family transcriptional regulator, producing the protein MNISQAAKLTGLSAKQIRDYEKRGLLKAGTRTLSGYRYYEESDLARLRFIRHSRDVGFSLQQIAQLLQLQDNPHRNSREVKQLTAQHIETLNAQIQALQNMVAELQRWHDNCQGNDCPECSILAGLSE; encoded by the coding sequence ATGAACATCAGTCAAGCAGCCAAACTTACCGGCTTATCAGCTAAACAAATCCGTGATTATGAAAAACGAGGCTTACTCAAAGCGGGCACACGCACCCTTTCAGGTTATCGCTATTATGAAGAGAGCGATCTTGCCCGTTTACGCTTTATCCGCCACTCACGAGACGTGGGTTTTTCCCTGCAACAAATCGCCCAATTACTCCAATTACAAGACAACCCACATCGCAACAGCCGTGAAGTGAAACAACTTACGGCACAACATATCGAAACCCTCAACGCGCAAATTCAGGCATTACAAAACATGGTGGCTGAACTCCAACGTTGGCACGACAACTGCCAAGGCAACGACTGCCCGGAATGTTCGATTTTGGCGGGGTTGAGTGAATAG
- the tcdA gene encoding tRNA cyclic N6-threonylcarbamoyladenosine(37) synthase TcdA codes for MARVDNYEQRFGGIGRLYGIEALARLRQAHICVIGIGGVGSWAVEALARSGVGKITMIDMDDICVTNINRQIHALTGNIGQLKTEVMQQRVKLINSECDVNVIDDFISAENLSQYLRAEYDYVIDAIDNVKTKAALIAYCKRHKIKMITVGGAGGQTDPSQIQIADLSRTIQDPLLAKVRSVLRKDYHFTQNPKRKFAIEAVFSTQPLIFPQMGESCSTSATMNCANGFGAATMITATFGFFAVSRVIDKLLQKNS; via the coding sequence ATGGCTCGCGTAGATAATTACGAACAACGTTTCGGCGGTATTGGTCGTTTATATGGCATCGAGGCTTTAGCCCGTTTACGCCAAGCACATATTTGTGTTATTGGCATTGGCGGTGTGGGCTCTTGGGCGGTAGAAGCGCTCGCTCGCTCAGGCGTGGGAAAAATCACGATGATTGATATGGATGATATTTGCGTGACGAATATTAACCGCCAAATTCATGCCTTGACAGGCAATATCGGTCAGCTCAAAACAGAGGTCATGCAGCAACGGGTGAAATTGATTAACTCCGAATGTGATGTCAATGTCATTGATGATTTTATTTCTGCGGAGAATTTATCCCAATACCTTCGTGCTGAGTATGATTATGTCATTGATGCCATTGATAATGTGAAAACGAAAGCGGCGTTAATTGCTTATTGTAAACGTCACAAAATCAAGATGATCACCGTGGGGGGCGCCGGCGGGCAAACAGATCCCAGTCAAATTCAAATTGCCGATTTAAGTCGCACCATTCAAGACCCGCTGTTAGCAAAAGTGCGGTCAGTTTTACGCAAGGATTATCATTTCACGCAAAATCCAAAACGGAAGTTCGCCATTGAGGCGGTATTTTCGACTCAGCCACTGATATTCCCTCAAATGGGCGAAAGCTGTTCTACGTCAGCCACCATGAATTGCGCCAATGGGTTTGGTGCGGCAACGATGATTACCGCGACCTTTGGATTTTTTGCGGTTTCTCGTGTTATTGACAAGTTATTGCAGAAAAATAGCTGA
- the znuA gene encoding zinc ABC transporter substrate-binding protein ZnuA: MTQFVQGLKKTAIAAAILSFSAVASATIVTSVKPLGFIASSIADGITDTEVLVPAGASPHDYSLKPSDVQKLKSAEMVVWIGEDVDAFLDKSIDDLDYKKVLTIKDIAAIEPFLLKGEHHHHHHGEGEAHEDHDHAHEGHHHDHEKHEHKHEEQDHKHEHAGHEHHHDHDHEDLGVNWHVWYSPDISKSVAQRIAAKLLKQYPEKKEQIEKNVAEFNRTLDEQSAKIKTQLESVKDKGFYVFHDAYGYFNQAYGLNQTGYFTINPLVAPGAKTLAKIKEEIAEHKVNCLFAEPQFTPKVIESLSKGTQVNVGRLDPMGDAVKLGVNSYAAFLQFTADSYAQCLAK, from the coding sequence ATGACTCAATTCGTACAAGGTTTGAAAAAAACGGCAATTGCCGCAGCGATTCTTTCTTTCTCCGCCGTGGCTTCTGCAACCATCGTAACTTCTGTTAAACCCTTAGGTTTTATTGCTTCCTCGATTGCCGACGGCATTACCGACACGGAAGTGTTAGTCCCAGCCGGTGCGTCACCACATGATTACAGCTTAAAACCCTCTGATGTGCAAAAACTCAAATCAGCCGAAATGGTCGTTTGGATCGGCGAGGATGTGGATGCCTTTTTAGATAAATCCATTGATGATCTTGACTATAAAAAAGTCTTAACCATCAAAGACATTGCCGCCATTGAACCGTTCTTATTAAAAGGTGAACACCATCACCATCATCATGGCGAAGGCGAAGCCCATGAGGATCATGATCATGCCCACGAAGGACATCACCACGATCACGAGAAACATGAGCATAAACACGAAGAACAGGATCACAAACATGAACACGCCGGACATGAACATCATCATGATCACGATCATGAAGACTTAGGCGTAAATTGGCACGTTTGGTATTCTCCTGACATCAGTAAATCCGTTGCACAACGCATTGCGGCAAAACTGCTCAAACAATATCCGGAGAAAAAAGAACAAATTGAAAAAAACGTGGCGGAATTTAACCGCACTTTAGATGAGCAAAGCGCGAAAATCAAAACTCAATTAGAAAGCGTAAAAGATAAAGGTTTCTATGTGTTCCACGATGCTTACGGTTATTTCAACCAAGCCTATGGGTTGAACCAAACCGGTTATTTCACCATTAATCCGTTGGTGGCACCGGGTGCAAAAACCTTGGCAAAAATTAAAGAAGAAATTGCCGAACACAAAGTCAACTGCTTATTTGCTGAACCACAGTTCACGCCAAAAGTGATTGAAAGTTTAAGCAAAGGGACACAAGTGAATGTCGGTCGTCTTGACCCGATGGGCGATGCCGTTAAACTGGGTGTTAATTCTTATGCCGCGTTCCTTCAATTTACCGCAGATAGCTATGCACAATGCTTAGCAAAATAA
- the mltA gene encoding murein transglycosylase A, with translation MRLNQSSLYKLLALSVAVILAGCSPTEHQNTSKRSAQSTSTDIDPQKFGAIYKGRTYQQAIFSPVSRVENQSAVVNQGDFLTQLSNVNTYSGKLSRNFAPTYEKITAWVLAGANVSELIDFGINPQVMKGFDGYQNVLMTGYYSPVIHARRTQQGKYNQPIYALPSQKRFSRAEIYAGALKGKGLELAYSDSMIDNFLLGVQGSGYVDFGEGNLNYFAYAGQNGYPYAAVGRLLVEDGEIPKEKMSIQAIRDWANANPSRVQGLLERNPSYVFFKNDPNGKVKGAAGVPLVPMASVASDRGVIPLGSVLLVEVPQIDNEGNWTGEHKLHLMVALDVGGAVNGHHFDLYRGIGDQAGHIAGLSKHYGRVWVLR, from the coding sequence ATGCGATTGAATCAATCTTCTCTTTATAAACTTCTAGCGCTTTCCGTGGCGGTGATATTAGCCGGGTGTTCACCAACGGAACATCAAAATACTTCAAAACGCAGCGCTCAATCAACGAGTACGGATATTGATCCGCAAAAATTCGGTGCGATATACAAAGGACGGACCTATCAACAAGCAATCTTTAGTCCGGTATCTCGTGTGGAAAATCAAAGTGCGGTGGTAAATCAAGGCGATTTTTTAACCCAACTTTCCAATGTGAATACGTACTCCGGCAAACTCAGCCGCAATTTTGCGCCAACTTATGAAAAAATTACCGCGTGGGTATTAGCCGGTGCCAATGTGAGCGAACTTATTGATTTCGGCATTAATCCGCAAGTGATGAAAGGCTTCGATGGCTATCAAAACGTGTTAATGACAGGCTATTATTCCCCGGTGATTCATGCGCGCCGTACACAGCAAGGCAAATATAACCAACCGATTTATGCGCTGCCGTCACAAAAGCGTTTTTCTCGTGCTGAAATTTATGCCGGCGCATTGAAGGGAAAAGGATTGGAGCTGGCGTACAGTGATTCCATGATCGATAACTTCTTGCTTGGCGTGCAGGGCAGTGGTTACGTCGATTTTGGTGAAGGCAATTTGAATTATTTTGCGTATGCCGGTCAAAATGGTTACCCGTACGCCGCCGTGGGTCGCTTGTTGGTGGAAGACGGTGAGATTCCGAAAGAAAAAATGTCTATTCAGGCGATTCGTGATTGGGCGAATGCAAATCCATCTCGGGTTCAAGGTTTGCTTGAACGCAATCCGTCTTATGTCTTCTTTAAAAATGATCCGAATGGCAAAGTGAAAGGCGCGGCAGGCGTGCCATTAGTGCCAATGGCTTCGGTGGCCTCTGACCGTGGTGTGATTCCGTTAGGCAGCGTATTGCTTGTCGAAGTGCCGCAAATTGACAATGAGGGTAATTGGACGGGTGAACATAAACTGCATTTGATGGTGGCATTAGATGTAGGCGGTGCGGTAAACGGACACCATTTCGATTTATATCGTGGTATCGGTGATCAGGCGGGGCATATTGCCGGCTTGTCAAAACATTATGGTCGCGTTTGGGTGTTACGCTAA
- a CDS encoding heavy-metal-associated domain-containing protein, whose translation MQNVTLKIDGMTCGGCVKSVTRVLSELDGVAQADVSLEKAQAVVSFDENKVQPATLVEAVEDAGFDAAVV comes from the coding sequence ATGCAAAACGTAACCTTAAAAATTGATGGCATGACCTGTGGTGGTTGTGTGAAAAGCGTGACTCGCGTATTGAGCGAATTGGACGGTGTAGCGCAAGCTGACGTCAGTTTGGAAAAAGCGCAAGCGGTCGTGAGTTTTGATGAAAATAAAGTGCAACCTGCCACGTTGGTGGAAGCGGTGGAAGATGCAGGGTTTGATGCGGCAGTGGTATGA
- a CDS encoding 1,4-dihydroxy-2-naphthoate polyprenyltransferase, whose amino-acid sequence MTKNTIKMWIETARPKTLPLALATILTGSALAYWAGSFHWGITVLCLLTTLFLQILSNFANDYGDHQKGSDTAERIGPLRGIQQGAISAAQLKKGLYVMIALSFLCGALLISMAYQNISDLIAFSMLGILAIVAAITYTVGSKPYGYLGLGDISVLIFFGLLGIGGTYYLQVHDFSAVILLPAIASGLLATAVLNINNLRDIEQDRKAGKNTLAVRLGPHNGRVYHCLLLSIAALFYLLFALMNLRNPLSFVFLLTYPLLFKHAYFVFSHKEPVALRPMLAQMSLIALLINGLFSFGLLLG is encoded by the coding sequence ATGACAAAAAATACAATAAAAATGTGGATTGAGACGGCACGGCCGAAAACTTTGCCGTTAGCCTTAGCAACGATTTTAACCGGTTCTGCGCTTGCCTATTGGGCGGGCAGTTTCCATTGGGGAATCACGGTGTTATGTTTACTCACCACGTTGTTTCTGCAAATTCTCTCCAACTTCGCCAATGATTACGGCGATCATCAAAAAGGCTCCGATACGGCAGAACGTATTGGGCCGTTACGCGGCATTCAACAAGGCGCGATTTCTGCGGCACAACTGAAAAAAGGGCTTTATGTAATGATCGCCTTGAGTTTTCTTTGTGGCGCACTCTTAATCAGCATGGCTTACCAAAATATCAGTGATTTAATTGCGTTTTCCATGCTCGGCATATTGGCTATTGTGGCAGCTATCACCTACACCGTGGGCAGCAAGCCTTACGGCTATTTGGGCTTAGGCGATATTTCCGTGTTAATTTTCTTTGGGTTATTGGGCATCGGCGGCACCTATTATCTTCAAGTACATGATTTCTCTGCTGTCATTTTACTGCCTGCCATTGCCAGCGGATTACTTGCGACAGCTGTATTAAATATCAATAACTTGCGTGATATTGAACAAGATCGCAAAGCTGGCAAAAACACCCTTGCCGTGCGCTTAGGTCCGCATAATGGGCGGGTTTATCATTGCTTGCTGCTTTCCATTGCTGCGTTGTTTTATCTCTTGTTTGCCCTCATGAATTTGCGTAATCCGTTGAGTTTCGTCTTTTTGCTCACTTATCCGCTCTTGTTCAAACATGCTTATTTTGTTTTCTCTCATAAAGAGCCGGTAGCCTTGCGCCCGATGTTAGCGCAAATGTCGTTGATTGCGTTACTGATCAATGGGCTATTTAGTTTTGGCTTGCTTCTAGGCTGA
- a CDS encoding DASS family sodium-coupled anion symporter, whose protein sequence is MSNTTLNKNGINKRVIILISAVILFFVLLNTLPFDKNANGGLALLALVAILWLTEALHVTITALIVPLLAIFLGLVKTSTALATFADPNIFLFFGGFALATALHIQQLDKMIANKIMALAKGNLFVAVMYLFSVTAFLSMWVSNTATAAMMLPLAMGVLSRLDRNSEHNTYVFVLLGIAYSASIGGMGTLVGSPPNNIVATQLHLTFADWLWYGLPIMIILMPIMIGTLYIVFKPKLNIRFDQQFEAIPMNKQRWITLAIFVFIALSWVFSSQINPILAGALGLEGKIASFDSVIALSAAVILCVAGVTNWKQIQDNTDWGVLMLFGGGLTLSAVLKNSGASKILADGIVFLIEGGHFYLIGLLVAAFIIFLTEFTSNTASAALLVPIFISIAQSLGMPEIGLALIIGLGASCAFMLPVATPPNAIVFGTGEVKQSEMVRAGILLNIVCIFVIATFGYLFWLQ, encoded by the coding sequence ATGAGCAACACAACACTAAATAAAAATGGGATCAACAAGCGCGTGATTATCTTGATTTCTGCAGTTATTCTCTTTTTTGTCTTACTCAATACACTGCCTTTTGATAAAAATGCCAATGGTGGGTTGGCATTATTGGCTTTGGTTGCCATTTTGTGGTTAACAGAAGCCTTACACGTCACGATCACGGCGTTAATTGTTCCGCTACTTGCCATTTTCTTAGGATTAGTCAAAACCAGTACGGCACTAGCCACCTTTGCCGATCCGAATATCTTCTTATTCTTTGGGGGCTTTGCTTTAGCGACAGCGCTTCATATTCAACAGTTAGATAAAATGATCGCCAACAAAATTATGGCCTTGGCGAAAGGCAATTTATTTGTCGCGGTGATGTATTTATTCTCCGTTACCGCATTTTTATCCATGTGGGTAAGTAACACCGCGACCGCAGCCATGATGTTACCCCTTGCCATGGGCGTGCTCAGCCGTTTAGATCGTAATTCAGAACATAACACCTATGTGTTCGTGCTGTTAGGGATTGCCTATAGTGCCAGTATTGGTGGTATGGGAACCTTAGTGGGAAGCCCACCAAACAACATCGTTGCAACGCAATTGCACCTCACCTTCGCTGATTGGTTGTGGTATGGCTTGCCTATCATGATTATCTTAATGCCAATCATGATCGGAACGCTGTATATTGTCTTCAAACCAAAACTCAATATTCGTTTTGACCAACAATTTGAAGCCATTCCAATGAATAAACAACGTTGGATTACCTTAGCGATTTTCGTCTTTATTGCATTGAGCTGGGTTTTCAGTAGCCAAATCAACCCGATTCTTGCAGGCGCATTAGGATTAGAGGGGAAAATTGCCAGCTTCGATAGCGTGATTGCTTTATCTGCCGCTGTTATCCTTTGTGTTGCCGGTGTAACAAACTGGAAACAAATTCAAGACAACACCGATTGGGGCGTATTAATGCTGTTTGGTGGCGGCTTAACTTTAAGTGCGGTCTTAAAAAATTCCGGCGCAAGCAAAATCTTGGCTGACGGCATCGTATTCCTGATTGAAGGTGGTCACTTCTATCTCATCGGTTTATTGGTCGCTGCGTTCATTATTTTCTTAACGGAATTCACCTCCAACACTGCCAGTGCAGCCTTGTTAGTGCCGATTTTCATTTCTATCGCACAATCTCTTGGTATGCCGGAAATTGGCTTAGCCTTAATCATCGGTTTAGGTGCGTCTTGTGCCTTCATGTTGCCGGTGGCAACACCGCCGAATGCCATTGTGTTCGGTACCGGTGAAGTGAAACAAAGTGAAATGGTCAGAGCCGGTATTCTTTTAAATATCGTGTGTATCTTTGTTATCGCAACCTTCGGTTACCTCTTCTGGTTGCAATAG
- the tsaA gene encoding tRNA (N6-threonylcarbamoyladenosine(37)-N6)-methyltransferase TrmO, whose protein sequence is MSDSLTLQPVAVIHTPYKEKFSVPRQPNLVQDGTGIVELLPPYNQAEAVRGLAQFSHLWLIFQFDHIPQGKWHPTVRPPRLGGNQRVGVFASRSTHRPNPIGLSKVELRHIECKNGKVLLHLGAVDLVDGTPILDIKPYLTYADSEPNAISGFAQSEPKPLLRIEFTAEAESAVKKHSKNRPHLQRFITEVIQQDPRPAYQQGKATDRLYGISLYDLNVKWRIKADTVDVAEIVQIETLVNHQED, encoded by the coding sequence ATGTCCGATTCTCTCACATTGCAGCCCGTGGCTGTGATTCACACGCCTTACAAAGAAAAATTTTCGGTACCGCGTCAACCCAATTTGGTGCAGGATGGCACTGGCATTGTCGAATTGTTGCCCCCTTATAACCAAGCGGAAGCTGTACGCGGTTTAGCGCAATTCAGCCACCTTTGGCTGATTTTTCAATTTGATCACATTCCGCAAGGTAAGTGGCATCCTACCGTGCGCCCACCCCGTTTAGGTGGCAATCAGCGGGTTGGCGTGTTTGCCTCGCGCTCGACACATCGCCCGAATCCCATTGGGTTATCCAAAGTGGAATTGCGCCACATAGAATGTAAAAACGGCAAGGTTTTATTACATCTCGGCGCCGTAGATTTAGTGGACGGCACACCGATTCTCGACATCAAACCTTATCTTACCTACGCGGACAGTGAACCGAACGCGATTTCCGGTTTCGCCCAAAGCGAACCGAAACCGTTGCTACGCATAGAATTTACTGCGGAAGCGGAAAGTGCGGTCAAAAAACACAGCAAAAATCGACCGCACTTACAACGTTTTATTACCGAGGTGATCCAACAAGATCCCCGCCCGGCGTATCAACAAGGCAAAGCCACCGATCGCCTTTACGGCATTTCGTTGTATGACTTGAATGTGAAATGGCGGATTAAAGCGGATACGGTGGATGTGGCGGAAATCGTGCAAATTGAAACCTTAGTAAATCATCAGGAAGATTAA
- the rraA gene encoding ribonuclease E activity regulator RraA — MYIDTSELCDIYLDQVDVVEPVFSSFGGLSSFYGKVTTVKCFENNGLIAEILEENGEGRVLVVDGGGAVRRALIDAELAQLAADNHWEGIIVYGAVRQIQQLENIDIGIHALAPIPVGADESNHGETDVPVNFGGVTFFPEDFVYADLTGIILSQEPLDLDDPEQE, encoded by the coding sequence ATGTACATTGATACTTCTGAACTTTGTGATATTTATCTCGATCAAGTCGATGTTGTCGAACCTGTTTTCTCAAGTTTCGGCGGGTTAAGTTCTTTTTATGGCAAAGTCACCACCGTAAAATGCTTTGAAAATAACGGGTTAATAGCTGAAATTTTAGAAGAAAACGGTGAAGGACGCGTATTAGTCGTTGATGGCGGCGGTGCAGTACGTCGTGCATTAATTGATGCGGAACTCGCACAATTAGCCGCAGACAATCACTGGGAAGGCATCATTGTTTATGGTGCAGTTCGTCAAATCCAGCAGTTGGAAAATATCGACATCGGCATTCATGCCTTAGCGCCAATTCCGGTGGGCGCGGATGAAAGCAATCATGGCGAAACCGATGTTCCGGTCAACTTTGGTGGGGTAACCTTCTTCCCGGAAGATTTTGTTTATGCTGATCTCACCGGCATTATTCTGTCGCAAGAGCCGTTAGATTTAGACGATCCGGAACAAGAATAG
- a CDS encoding cation-translocating P-type ATPase, producing MQKVSIQIGGMTCQSCASRIEKVLNKKDFVQQAGVNFASEEAQVTFDEKQTSVEQLIQIIQKTGFAAQLKQEQTALPQERKLSWRLILLWLINVPFLIGMLGMMLGRHDWMLPPMWQMVLATIVQFGLAIPFYKSAWGSIKGGLANMDVLVSLGTLTIYFYSVFMLFYLPHMNHEHGSANVYFEASVMVLGFVSLGKFLEDRTKKHSLNSLGLLLQLTPKQVRVQRNGEWQTVPLNQIQVGERLRANQGERIAADGVVEEGSGWCDESHLTGESVPEMKKLGSQVLAGAMVTDGSLVYRTQQLGSQTLLGDMMNALSEAQGSKAPIARFADKVAAVFVPMVIGIALLTFLLTWWLQQDVVTALIHGVAVLVIACPCALGLATPAAIMVGMGKAVKQGIWFKDAAAMEEAAHVNAVVLDKTGTLTEGKPEVVAFWQAKNAVYSEDEIYALTAAIEQSATHPLAKALVQAAEMRGVALPAVQHIQAEVGQGIQGEIEHLGTVKVGKPAYCGLTLPTDLDPVWQIASIVAVAVNDQPVAAFALADTLKADSQKAIERLKADNIDVYIMSGDNPNVVQYIADQLGIQHAQGNMSPRDKASAVKLLQENGNVVAMVGDGVNDAPALTAANVSFAMHDGADVAQHSASATLMQHSVNQLVDALLISRATLKNIKQNLFFAFIYNVLGIPLAALGLLSPVVAGAAMAMSSISVLSNALRLKKTKIT from the coding sequence ATGCAAAAAGTCTCCATTCAAATTGGCGGTATGACGTGCCAGTCGTGCGCCAGTCGGATTGAAAAAGTGTTGAATAAAAAGGATTTTGTGCAGCAGGCGGGCGTCAATTTCGCCAGTGAGGAAGCACAGGTTACTTTTGACGAAAAGCAAACTTCCGTTGAACAACTGATCCAAATTATTCAAAAAACCGGTTTCGCCGCCCAATTAAAGCAAGAACAGACAGCATTGCCGCAAGAACGTAAACTCTCGTGGCGGTTGATTTTGTTATGGCTGATTAACGTGCCGTTTTTAATCGGTATGCTCGGCATGATGCTGGGACGGCATGATTGGATGTTGCCGCCGATGTGGCAAATGGTGTTAGCCACGATTGTGCAATTCGGCCTAGCGATTCCCTTCTATAAAAGCGCTTGGGGTAGCATTAAAGGTGGCTTGGCAAATATGGATGTGTTGGTCAGTCTTGGCACGCTTACCATTTATTTTTATTCCGTCTTTATGCTGTTTTATCTGCCGCATATGAACCATGAACATGGCTCGGCGAATGTTTATTTTGAAGCGTCCGTCATGGTGTTGGGGTTTGTGAGTTTGGGAAAATTCTTAGAAGATCGCACCAAAAAGCACAGCCTAAATAGCCTGGGTTTATTGTTACAGCTGACACCAAAACAAGTGCGCGTGCAACGTAACGGAGAATGGCAAACCGTGCCGTTAAATCAAATCCAAGTGGGCGAACGGTTACGCGCTAACCAAGGTGAGCGCATTGCGGCGGATGGCGTGGTGGAAGAAGGTTCGGGTTGGTGTGATGAAAGCCATTTAACCGGCGAATCCGTGCCGGAAATGAAGAAATTGGGAAGCCAAGTGTTGGCAGGGGCGATGGTGACGGACGGCAGTTTGGTTTATCGCACGCAACAGCTTGGCAGCCAAACGTTGCTTGGCGATATGATGAACGCCCTTTCTGAAGCACAAGGCAGCAAAGCGCCCATTGCCCGTTTTGCCGACAAAGTGGCGGCGGTGTTTGTGCCAATGGTGATCGGCATTGCCTTGCTGACGTTTTTACTCACTTGGTGGCTTCAACAAGATGTAGTGACGGCGTTGATTCATGGGGTTGCGGTATTGGTGATTGCCTGCCCTTGTGCGTTGGGCTTGGCAACGCCAGCAGCGATCATGGTGGGTATGGGCAAAGCCGTGAAACAGGGCATCTGGTTTAAAGATGCCGCTGCTATGGAAGAAGCCGCTCATGTGAACGCAGTGGTGTTGGATAAAACCGGCACGCTCACGGAAGGCAAACCCGAAGTGGTGGCTTTTTGGCAGGCAAAAAATGCGGTCTATTCTGAAGATGAAATTTATGCCTTAACCGCCGCCATTGAACAAAGCGCAACGCATCCGTTGGCAAAAGCCCTTGTACAAGCGGCAGAGATGAGAGGCGTGGCGTTGCCTGCGGTGCAACATATTCAGGCAGAGGTGGGGCAAGGCATTCAAGGTGAGATTGAACATCTCGGCACGGTGAAAGTGGGAAAACCTGCCTATTGTGGTTTAACGTTACCGACCGATCTTGATCCCGTATGGCAAATCGCCAGCATTGTGGCGGTTGCCGTAAATGATCAGCCCGTTGCAGCCTTTGCGTTAGCAGATACCTTAAAAGCGGATAGTCAAAAGGCGATTGAACGCTTAAAAGCAGACAATATCGACGTCTATATCATGAGCGGCGATAACCCAAATGTGGTGCAATACATTGCCGATCAGCTTGGGATCCAACATGCACAGGGCAATATGTCGCCACGGGATAAAGCAAGTGCGGTTAAACTTCTCCAAGAAAATGGCAATGTGGTCGCCATGGTAGGCGATGGCGTAAATGACGCACCGGCACTGACTGCAGCAAATGTGAGTTTCGCCATGCACGATGGCGCGGATGTGGCACAACACAGTGCATCGGCAACGTTGATGCAGCATTCGGTCAATCAGTTGGTGGATGCCTTACTGATTTCCCGCGCGACGCTAAAAAACATTAAACAAAACTTGTTTTTTGCGTTTATTTATAACGTGTTAGGCATTCCGCTAGCAGCATTGGGCTTACTCAGTCCAGTGGTTGCCGGCGCGGCGATGGCGATGAGTTCAATTTCCGTGTTAAGCAATGCATTACGCTTGAAAAAGACGAAAATTACATAA